ATTCTTTAGATGCCTATGGCGTTGCGCTTCGCCAAAAGCTCTTCCATCAAAAGCAATCTCTTCGGCCTGTTTTTTCAAGTTAATAAATGTATCAATAGGGTACCCTTCAGCTAGACGCTCAACAACCCAACTTTTTGTTGTATTTTCCCGTAGAGGTTTTGTGTCTCCTGCTAAGGCGAGACATGACCAAAGTCGGGTTTCGCGAAGTGAGGCTGGTGCGTCATTCTTTAACCATTCGCACAAACCCGGAAGAATTGTTCCAATTCTAGAAATATGGTCTTTTTCAGCTAAAACAAATACGACTAAACTTTCATGGAATGGGCAAAATCCAGCAGCACTTTCGTACAGGAGGTGCTGGACGCCAGTGAAATCTGGCACTGGGTATTCACTTGCAATAACTTTATTGAACAAGTCAAAAGGCCAGAATTGAGTTAGTTCGCAGCAGATATGTAGAATATCTTTTTGCTGAGTAGAAAGATTAATCCATAAACCTTTGTAGTATGTCTCGATGTGATGACTTTTGCATTCCGGCAATTCCTTTATGCGCCATTCTGTGGGGAATTTATTGTTAACGGCAAAGTATTCACAGGAATAGATCATTTGCAGTGGGTAGCCTGCTGTTTTGTCGTGCAAAGCCAAGGCACTTTTTTTCAGTAAATCAATGGGGTCTTGGTTGTCTGGAGCATCCGCAAACCGACCTTCTTCATACTGACTTTCCATGTAATTAAAGATTGCGTTTTCATTCATCAAAGGCAGTTCGTACCAGTTCTCCCTAGGACTTAATTGAACTAACCGATCAGGTAGCATTTTATCTTCAACAGGCTGGGTACCGACGACTATAATCGTATTGTCTACGGCAGGAAGTAACTGTTTAAAAAGATCATCTAATGGGGCCTTATCTTTATAATTATCTCTCCAGACATGATCTAAGCCATCAACGATTATTATAAGTGGAACACCCTTTTCTTTAAAATAGGCTGCACATGATTTTAGTTTGGCTGATAATTGAACACTTAAATCATGAGAGTCATTTAATTGGACTGCTTTTGAGTATTTGTACTCCATCTGATTAATAAGAGATGATGCCACTACAGATGGCGTAAGGCGATTGTCTGTTCTATCGTCAAGAGATAGGAAATAATGATGTCTTATGACTGGGATCTTCCTTTTTTCTAGGTCCCTGTACAAATAGCTAAGATATGTGCTTTTCCCGCAGCCGGGTGCTCCACTAAGAACAATTAACTTTCCTGCGGCTAAAGTTATTGCCTCTACTAAGTTGTCATGAAAATAAGCGTCTGGAAGATTGTAATTGTCAGGAACTAAAAACGATTGTGAAATCGGTTCTGGTTTTGATACGGATAAAATTTTATGAATATCTTTCAGGCGAATCCACCCATCCTGCGAAGGGATTCCTTTGAACTTTGCCCAGTTATTTGCTGCGTTAAAAAGTCTACAGTATCCATCAAGATTTGAAAATTTGGAAAAGCGTTCTATCAGTTCATTTTCAAGATTTTTATAACTTTTGCTGCTGTGCTTTATTGTTAGGATGTCAAAAAGATCTTGGACTTTTTCTTCACTGCCTAGCTGAGTTTCAATTTGCTCTTTAATGTCTTGCGGAATACGCCGAAATATAATTCTATTTCCATAAAGGCATGTTTCCACCGAACTATTAGGGGGTTTATTCGTTAACAAGACAACTTTTCCAAGTTTGTCTGGAGCTACGGATTTTATGGCCTTATATAATTTTTGCAGCAAAGAAGTTGAACGGGAGGTCTTACCGGATTTTTTGAGTAACCATTCCCAAGTAATTTTGTTATCTTCTTTGTCTGGATTTGGAGTAAATTTAACTTGATAGTAATCTTGCTTGCCGCCCTCTCTAATGCAGGTGATGTCATCTATCCCTTTAGGCGCATCTGTTTCTTTGTCTGCTTCAAAAAGTACTCTTTCGTATCTACTGGGTGATTCAATCCAATCGGCTAATAATTTAATCCCATGTAATGTTTGATAATCATAGCCAGTATATGTGATTGCACTGGTTTTCACTTGATCACGCGCCATTTTCAATTCCTTTTATTCTAAGTGGGGTAGCTTCTGTGTTTTTTTGTTTTTTATTCTTTTAATTATTGTCTTGCAAGCATGTATGCAATTAGGCTTCAGTCTTTTGTTTTAATTTTAGGGTGTTGTTGCGAGTGTGTGCGTTGGATTGTTTGGTGCCGTGGGAAATATATGCTATAATATACCCATGAAAAACTATCGAATTACACGTGATATGTTTTTCTCCAATTCTCAGACAAATCTCCTGCTTAAAACCTGTCAGCAAATGTCTAAAGGCCAGCCGGATCGTGTAACGCGAATCTGGCGAGTCAGGTATATGCTTGCGCTCCTCGCGCTACGTAGCGGGTTGAGAGTCAGTGAGATTGCGGCCTTGAGCATTGGAGATTTGTTTCTTGAAGGCAACAAAGAACACTACCTGATCGTCCAGAGGGGCAAAGGAGGCAAAAGACGTGATGTTTATCTTGATGACAAGCTGACTCGTGAAATTCGCAAATTTATCAAGCAAAAGGAAAAATGGAGGGAATCCACCTCCCTAAGATCTCCTCTTTTTGCCGGAAGGGCGGGCAAGAACTACACAACAACGGCTTTGCACATAAGTTTTAAGGAAATTCTTAAAACCGCTGGATTGCCCAAGCAATACTCTATTCACAGCTGTCGTCATACCTACGCGACCATGATTTTGGCGAAAAGCTGCAACCTTCGCTTTGTCCAGAAGCAGCTGGGTCACGCCAGCATCAATATGACCGCACATTATGCGGATGTCCTGCCGGAACTAAATCAGGCTCTGGCGAATACCATTCTTAATTAACTGTTAACCGCACAGGATGCGCTTTTACCCGACTTGCCGGGGGCTTTACGTGCGTCCTGTGCAGGAGGTCCCTATGTGGAATGAACCATCTGTTGAACGTCTGTCCCGGATACCCAAGTTCTACGAAACAGAGGATATTGAGGTCAAAGAGAAGCTTATTTACCTACATTTCTTCATCGGTGGCTGTGATTGGTATGTTGCCGAGTTTGACGGTGATGATACCTTCTTCGGCTATGCAATTCTTAATCAGGACTACCAGAACGCCGAGTGGGGGTATTTTTCCTTTGAAGAGTTGAAAACCCTACGAGTCGGGGGAAGTGAGGTGGATTGCGAGTTGGAAAGGTTTTGGCAGCCAAGAAAGGCCAAAGATGTGCCTGAAATCTGGAGGAAAGCCTAATGGATGCCAGAGACATGGAAGACCTGATCATAAGCCTGTTTGACCCCCAGTTGACCGTAGCGGAAAAGGTTCAACTGGTTCAGGAAAACCCGGTTGTATCATGCTGTTCTTGCGATAATGCCGGGGCCTTATGTGAGTATGGGGCGGTTGTAAGCTTCTCGTGCGGTGATACTTTTTTGCTGCACATAATCCCGATTGATCAAGACCGTGGCTAAACCATATCAGCAGGGCTATCTAGATGGCCTGTGCGGGGTATACAGTCTGATAAATTCGATCAGGTTGTTATACCCACGCACAGGCTTTGTTCGTAGCCAAGAATTGTTCTCTGAGTGTCTAGAGTGGCTTGATAAGCGAGCGTCTTTGCCTTGCATACTTACAGAGGGGATGAACATAAATATGGTCGTAGGGCTCTCCAGAGAGGTCTTTGAGCCGAGGTTCCCCGATGTTAGTCGAAGGCGGCCTTTTTACCGTAAGCATGTTGACCTTGATACTTACTGGTCCGATATGGAAACTTGGCTCTCCGCAGGACCTTCAGCGATCTTTCTGTGTCTGGAATCGTGGGAGTGGTCCCATTGGACTGTCGTTTCCGAGGTTCAGAAGCATAGGCTGGTCTTATCTGATTCATCAGGGCGAAAGTTTACCTATAGAAGACATTGCTCTGTTGAGGAAATTTCCGAGGAGAGCCCTATTTGTCTGCATCCACCGGGAACTTTGGTTTTTATGCGGGATTAATACGGAATTTTTTAAAAAACCTCCTTGGATTTTGCTCTCCCAAATAAAATTAAATATCGAGGTTAAGCGCGCTCTTTTTACAGGAAAACTAGGGATTCTGTCATTCAGCCAAGGAATCCCTAGTTTTAAATGTTAAATGGAGTCTAGGTTTAAACCTCCAAAGCCTCTAATCTTCTTATATCCAAGGGCTTCAGCTCGCTTTTGCCAGCTTTTTGCTGCATTTCCCCTCGATTTTAAGACCCTTTGCATAAGAGGGCTCATGGGTTTGGATGTTGTTTTATATTTTGAAATGTTTGTCTTGAGAGCTTCTCTTGCTCGCCTGTATTCCGTCTGAAAAATTCCTATGTCATTTAATTCTTGCTGTTTTTGGATTGGTGTTATTGCTTGCGGCCCGTTGTGACATTTATAAGTCCGAATTGAGCTGAATTGCATCCGACCTTTAAGGAGCTCTTTAAATCGCGGGTTTGTAATAAATTCATGTAGTTGTGTTAAACCTAAATTTCTAAACCGGGTGTCTTTGTTGGCAATTTTAAACTCGACACGGACAAGATTAATATGTTGACGGTCCCAACTTGAATTATTGGCCCCGTCAATTTTTTTGTACATCTCATCTCCCCTCTCATAGATATTTACGCCTCCTGTTTCGCCTTTGTTGGCGATTCTGAGTCCCCTGTTGCTGGGTAAACCTGTTTCCTCCAATGGAATGCCTCCATATAGAGTTACTTCTCCTCTCATGTGGCTAACGTAGGTGTGCTCGCAAAGAAGGTCAAAGACCTCCGCTGCGCTCTCGGGACTTTTGCATATGAAATCTGTTGCGTATTCAGCTTCAGAGACTACGACATTGGCGAAGGACTTATCCAGTAATGAGAGAAATTCTGGAGAACTATCTGTTGTGTCCAGAAGCATCGGTTTGTAGCCAATCGTGGAGTCTAAGCGTAATGCCGCTCTTTCTCCGTTGGGGCCGTGAATATATTGAATGCTTTTGTGGTCAGAACCCCAAGAATTATTCGGGAGTTTAGGTGAAAATGTTATCTGTGGTGGTCTTTCCTCACTGAACTCCTTTGCGGACATCCTCACTCTGTGCAAATGCGTGTGAACACGTTTTATGCCGTCAGTGATTTGTCCAATTTGTTTATCTGAAAATTTACTACTATTTTTATTTTGGATTTTTTTCTTTTTCATATACGTATTATCCATATACCCCCTCCCTATTAGAGAGGGGGTATGTATACTATATAACTAAGTAATATATACAGTACAAAAAGGGTTGTTCTTTGTGTTTTTTCTTTTCAAACTGTAACTTATAATTATGCTGCGATTCTGGTGTTGCATATTAAGATGATAGATTGATTTTCTTGATTTCTTTATCTTGCAGTTTTTTCCCTTTACGCAATTCCCTGATGATTTTTTTTCTTTTTTTGATGGGAAATTTAGGGTGCGACATATGATATAATGTAGTAGGTCTAATTCCTTCAGTAGATTTTGCTTTGGGGAAAGCTCTGAATACGTCCATACATTTGTAAGCATATGAAATTCCGAAAGGGAATTCCTTCTTGATTGTGTTGCAAAAATCTCTATTGCTTTCTTTTTTTAATCTTGTGAGATGTCTACCGAGCCTATATGTGTGTTTGTGTTTATTTTTATAGAGCTGGAGTATTTTTTTCTTAGTTCTGTCGATGCTGAATTCTTTTTTCATTTTTACCCTCTCTTGTGTGGTTAGATTGTTTGTGATGACTTTCGCGGGAGTTTTGTATGTGCGAAAACTCCTGTCCGTTGAGTCTTATCTATTTACAATATCCGACACGGAGCTGCATCTGGGCTAAAGAGAACGCACTAGTTTAATTGAAATAAACTAGTGCGTAATTAGAGAGGTCTGTGGTTTTTTCGTTATTTATATTGAGGGTTTATCTCTCGTGTAAAAGAAGTGAAAAAAATAAGGAAAATGCGAGACGAGAAGATTGTGGGTAGAAGACCTGAGTCTGTTAACTGGGAGAATATTTCTTGTTCATCTTCTGGGTTGTCTCGAAAAGATGTTTCCGCAGTCCCTGCGGTTCGAGTAACTCAACATCGTTGCCTAAGCTAAGTATCCATGCGGTAACTTCGTGGTATGACTGTGCTGAAAGGGTTAGGATAACACCGCCGTCCTGCTGTGGCTCAATATGCTGATCTGTACTCCATTGCCGTTCGCGGATGTATGGTGCTGTGGATTTATTAATGCGAACTTTCACTTCAAAGGGGTCTTCAATATCAAATCCGAAGTAGGGAAGGGGCTCCCGTTCCTTGGTTCCGAAGTTGAATTGAATCCCGGTGGTAGAGATCCTGTGAATCCTGTGTATCGCTAAAGTCTGCTCGTGTTTGATTTCGTGGGGTGGGTGTTCGTGAAGTTTCCAGCCTTCTACATATAGGGTTGCGTTTCTGGAGTGAATTTTATCCGGGGCGAAGTATCGGCTCTGTGGTTCTGTTGCCCCGGCGCGAGTGTAGGAAATTTGGCAAATTTCATTATTTTCTATGCATTCCAGAAGAAGTGAAATTTCATCCTGAAATTTATCATAATTAATCACTCCCCGGTCATTGCTGAAGAAAGAGGTTGTCTTGTGCTTTGTCGGCTCGGTGTTGCTTGGAACAAAAGACTCTGCACTTATGAGTGCCTGTTCAATTTCGTGCTTGATGCCCTGCGGCAAGATGTCGGAGACCATGTCTTTGCACATATTCAGGTAGCGGATGTCCTCAGCTTTCAGGGATACATTCATGCTCTCTTTCCGGGCTTCTATCCAGAACCAACGCCTGCCGTTCTCCATCTCAGTCATCAGGGGAAGGGTATGAGTGCGTTCTATGGTTTCCACCATCCTCAAAATCGTCTGTTTTGAGCAATCAAATTTATCCGCCAGAGAGGATAGATTGTATTTACGTCCTGTGAAAAGTAGCAGTCCGTAAAGGCCTAGGATTTTCTCCGATGGGCTTGCGTCATCATTGAATTTTTTTGCCATAATTATCCCTTTAAAATTTTACCGTTCCGGGAATTGGAACGCTCCTTTTTTATATCCCAAATATGGCTTGCAAACAAGCTGAGTGAGTTTGGTTGGACTGAGGAGTTCTTCTTTTACAGGGTATTGAAGGGTGAGCTTAGTCCGTTGTGCGAAGCTGAATGAATTTTTAAGGAGAAATATTAAAATGAAAAAGGTAATTTCCGCGATCATGATGCTAACTGTTTTAGCTGGCCTTCAGGCCTGCACTTCCTCGGCTATTGATACTGTTAAAGGAGGGACTTTGACCTTGGACAGCTCGCTTTCAGTCGGTCAGGCCTTTGAGAATTATAGCTACTTCAAAATTACTAGCTGGGATTCTTATGAAGACAACAGGGGAAGGCAGATTGTCGAATTCAAAGGGGTGATGGATTATGGCAAGTTTGTTGGGGCGAATTATGGAGGTTCTATCCTCAGTCCTGAAATTGTCACCAAGGCAAAAAAGAACATGGAAAACATGGAGATGTCTGTTCTTGCTCAGTTTGCAGTTAAAGGAAATCGCTTTTTACTGATTTTCAGTGGCATAAATGTTGGACGGGTGGATGAAAACGGCAAGCTTCATCAGAAAAAAATTCCCGACACGAGGATGGAAACTATTGAGGCTGTTTATAGAAATGAACCGCTTGAGCTTGTATCAATTATGCTTTTGAATTTTTGTAGTAAATAAAGCCAGATAAAAGTCTATTTAAAATAAGTAAGGCTCCCTTGGATATTCCGGGGGAGCCTGTTTTAGTCTGTAATCTACAAATTTATTAAGTTGTAATGATTGTGAAGAATATATGGGTGTCTTTTAACAAGCTAGAAGCCGAAGAATCTCGCAATAGATTTAAATATTCCAGCACGTTTTTCATTTGGTTTGTCTTGGCGGCCGTCTTTGTTCTGTGTTTCTTCCATGCTTGTATCATGCTGTTTGTAATGCCGATTCTTATTCAGCTGGTCATGGAACCGTCCAGCATCAATAGCTTTCTGGGACATATTACCTGCCCATACAATTTTGCTGTTTTTAATGAAGTAATGCGACCTGCACTGATAGCTCCAATTTCCGATTGAAGGAGACAGGGAAACGCTCTCTCCATCGTATGTTAATTTCCAGTCTGTAGGAGTGAAAGGAGTCACAACTTCTTGCCCGCAACCGCAGGCACACTTGTGAGAGGCGGTTGCAAATTCCATTGAAATATAAAGTGTCCCTTCTTCTATTTCAGTTGGGATAAATTCGCAGAATTGAATTTTAAGCTGCTTGGTTGCCATCGTCTTTCTCATCCGTGTCTAATAGGGCGCAATTTGTTGAATACGTCAGATGGTGTTCGTGTTCTAAATCTTGGTAGAATCCACTGAGCTGTTTCCATTTGATGACTGCGAGGCACGCATTTAATGCATTCAGCTCAGCAATTTGAATGTTGCTGGCATATTCTCCTCCTGCGACAGCTTCACCCATTGATACTCGTGTCGCAATATGGTCACTTTTGCTTTTCGTGCAGGTTGTAACTCGGCAGGTTCCCAAAAGTTCCTGACCTACGAGATGTACGTCCATCCCAACGTCTATGACTGTTGAGCTCGTATTGATTAAGGCATCGAAAATGTGTTTTTTGCATCGCCCATCGTCAACACACATGAACACATAGTCAAAGCCATTGAGTTCCTTGACTGAATTTAGGGAAATCATTTTTTTATGTACAATTATTCCCTTGCGCATTTTCGAGTACATTGTGGCTAAGTAGTCTACCTTTTTCATGCCTTGACTTAGTTCTTCAAATGAAGCTGCTCCCGGACACCTGAAAGCATTGTGTGAGAGAAAATCGTCAGCATCGAAAAGGTGTATCTCGCATACAGGGGTTTTAGCTACGAAGTCTAAAACATACGCACCCGTACCGCCCGATCCGACGATAGCTATACGCTGTGCTTTCAAACTCTCAGACAAGACTTGAATGCCTGCACGGCTCGAAGCGGTGTCAATATAATTGAAGACCGACTCCTCATTCATGGGCTTAATGGGAGCATATGTTCGGGGTGTTACGGTGCTTTCCAAAGCCATCGCTGGATGGGATATGATTTTTACGTACTGTTCCATTTTGGCGAAGTAGTTTTCATATCCTGCACTTGGTTTATTGGAAAACGAATGATCAGCCTCCACGTTAGGGGCTAAAGTTTTCTTCCCACTTGAGTGACGTATTGCTTCAATGGGTGTCCCCTTTTCAGAGCATGGGAACTCTCCTTGAAAGTATATCACGTGGTTATCTGGCTTGGCTGTTTTATCTCCACACAGGGTAAGTGTAGAAATAAGGGTTCCAAATTTAATTTCCTTTTGTGCGGAGACGTAAGGGATGGAATGAAGCAGAAGGTGTCCATTCTTTATTTCGACTTCGTACCCTTCATCTCTCAACCGCTTGAGGTCAGGACTAAGATTTATCAGTTTTTGTGACATTGATGATCATCCTCTCGCTAATAATGATGGTTTGGCCTTCGACAAGACTTCCTTGGGGGTTTTCTTCAGGACCATTCTTGAAAACAATGGTGTGAATTGTGTTGGGAGCAGGCTGAACATTAGGGAAAGCCAACTGAACGAGCTCAGTAAAGGAAAGAGAACGTTTGTTGATTTCGTGAGGGCGTCCATTAATAATGATAGTGATACTGACTTGTTCAGTATAAAAACGTTCAAGACCGGGGGTATCAAGCCTGACTTCTTCACGATTTGAGATAATTTGATCTTCACCCTTGCCGCGAACATTCATCCAAACATCATATGTGTCAGGTGCAACGTCAGCGAACTTTTTAAGTCTCCGGCCTGTAATTACAGGGGCTCCCCATTCAAATTTTCTTCCATCAACGGTGAAACGGTATGATTCTGCACTTCGGAAAGTTTTAAATCTTTCAAGCCCCGGCTGGCTTAAGTCTACACTTTCTTCGAGACGGATTTCCTCGAACTGACCATCTTTCAGTTTCTGGTAAATGATGTGTTCATCAAGAGGATGTTTGTGGGCGATTGTTAAAAGTTGATGGCCTGTGACCATCGTCTCGCCGAATTCAAACATAGAATCATCAATTTTAACTTTAAAGCATGTCTGATCAGGGGTCATAAATATTTTTCCTTGGCAAAACTTGCCTGTTTGACAACTATTAATTAGTCATGAATATAGTTGTCGTGATTAAAAGGTCCTTCTATCTTTTATGCGCACAGAATGGCGAGTGCGGACAAAAAAAATAAAAATTTGTCCGCTACTCTTAAAATATGCGCATAGTTTATAAGAGAGTGCTAAAATTTAGGCACAACTTAGGTAACGAATACCTCGAGGATAGACACTAATGGATGATCCCAGAAAAAGACTTCAATACGTTAATGATTTTGAACAGGCTCTTAAAAGTCTAACCGCTGAAGATATAAAGGCGATTGATTTAGCTGCCTTCAAATTCGCTGAATCTGTTGCAATTTCTCCAGATTGGCTTGTTCGAGAAGCAATTAAACGGACAGTACGAGGAACACGCAAGTGGCCTCCAAAGAACGATATTTCGCTACGGGCTTTTTTATGTGGCGTGATGAAAAGTATAAAAAATGAAGTATGTAGCAATCTGCCCGGAGCTATAGAGTGTCATTACACACAGCTTAAATCTCATCCTGTACCCCCTGAAGAAGAAATAATTATAAAAGAGCGAGAAGCTTGGGCACAGCAAGTAATCGAGTCAGCCTTTGATCACTTTTCTAATGATGAAAATGTGTTGACGTACTTAATGGGTAAGGCAGAAGGGTTAACTGGCGAAGAAATTCGTAAACAAGAAGGCATGACGCAGAATCAATACAATGCTGCTCAGAAGAGACTGAGTAGATATCGTAATGCCAATTATCCAAGGGGGAACAGAAATGAGTAGCAGGGACATTTCATATCTCCAAGCACTTTGTAATATATCTGATGATTACTTGGACTATCTGGATAGTTTAAGTGATGAAGAAATACACGAAGAACATAATGATGTCTTCGGAGATAAATCTAATGAAAGAATTGAATCAATAACATCATTATTTAATGATGTTATATCCTTAGAAAAGAAAACATTGGTGTCATGTTTAGCAGAGGAAGAGACAACTAAGCCAATAGATCGTGCAATAGTTGGTAGTATTTTAAAAAAGTACGGAAGTTTAAAAGATTTTTTTGTTAAAGGTTTTTTAAATAATTCAAATATGCCTTCAAATATGACTTTGCAATATAGAAATATGACAGACATTACTAATGAAGACATCGAATTGTTAATTGAGACTTTATATGAACATGGGGAACTTCAAATCGAGGAAGATGATTCTTAATGCGTTTCACTAAACCATATGATTTTTTAAATTATTTTGGTGTATCCAAGCCGGAAGAGATTCGATTAAATGTTTTGTCTTTGGGATGTAATGCTAAAATAAAGCACAAAACGTTAACAGGGTGTGAAGCATATATTATTGGTGTTGGTGACAATGCCACAATATTTGTATCAAATGAAGTGGGCAGAGCTAGGCAAAGATTTTGTATTGGGCATGAGTTGGGACATTGGATGTTGGATCGAGGAACTCCGCGATTCAGCTGTACGGAAAAAGACATAGGTGGGCATAATATATTTCAAATGGGAGTTGAAGCAAGGGCTAATAGATATGCAGCTGATTTGTTGATGCCAGAGTTCTTGTTTAAGCCAGCGTGCTCTGACATGGATATGGATCTAAATTCTGTAAGAGAGTTGAGTCGTTTGTTTAGAACAAGTTTGATGGCTACTGCAATTAGATTTGTTAAATTTGGTTCCTATCCAGCTATTTTCGCATGGTATAACGGAAAGAATGGTGAGTTAATTCGCTTTGTGTCTTGCCCAGATCTCCCAGCATGGTTGCGTCCCAGCGACAATTTGCATCATGAAACATATGCTATGGAAATATTATGTGGTAAAATGGCTGATTCTGGAGGTCCTAAACCTGTGCAGGCTAGTTGCTGGTTTAACACGCGAAATGCTTATGAACATGATGTGCATGAACACTCCATAAAGGGATACGGGGATATGGTCTTAACTATGTTATGGTGGAAAGATGAATCAATGCTTGAAGAATTTCTTTAGCCGTAGTCGTATGTAGCAACTTGACCAAGTTGATGAAGATAAAATTTTCGGCAAATATCGTGAAAAACAGGCCCTAAATGGCTCCCTTGGATATTCCGGGGAGCCTGTTTTTTGGTACATTATCGTCGCGGGACTATGTAAGAGGAAATGGGGCCTTATTCCAAGCATTTCTCAAGCTTCCGAACAGCCTCAGCATGCTTCTTGGCGTTCTTCCTCAGCTTCTCAATATTATGCAGCTTCCAAAGCACGGCAGGAAGTTGAGCGGCGTGAGGGATTTCCAGAAGTTCCCATTCAGGATTTCCTTTTTTGACGGAGAGCAGGAATTGCTTGTCGTCATCGCTTAGGCCAGACTTGATTTCTTGGACCAACTGGGCGCGGGTGGCTTCCAGTTTTTCAAGGGCAACTTCAGTCTGTGTCATCCCACGGAATTCTTTTTCGTAGGCATCGGTTAAGGGTTGGAAATTGGGGGTCAGAATTTCCGACATTGGGCGATTGTGTCCCAGTAGGTAGACGAGAAATGCCTTTCGGATTTTCTCGGTCAGCCCTTCGGTGTCGAGAAGTTGGGCCACATCAAAAAGATCACGTGGATGTTGGCGATCCAGCGCAGCGCATATTTTCCCACCGTACAGATCATGAATGGAAAGGCGGCGTACCTCTGCTGCCATTTCAAAGCGGCGTTCAACTTCCGGCTGTAGGTCCGAATATTCTGTCTCATATACTGTGCCGCGAATGGTGGCATTGGGTTCAATCTTGACCATTACCCCATCGTGCTTGATTAAGACTTTGGGAGCGGCATTGTTTGGCGCGGTCAGATTTACTGCTGCGGTAGGCATGATTCTTTCCACCTGCTTCGCAAGTCTTTGCATGCTTTCTGAAATATCACGCAGGGCTGTCTTGCGGTCATTGATTGGGCAGTAAGCAAGGTCAATGTCTACGGACAGGCGTGGCAGGTTCCAAAGGAAGAAGTTCAGGGCCGTACCGCCTTTCAGGGCGAGGAATGCTGAACCGTCACCGTTGGGATGGTCATATTCAATCAGGGACAAGACACGCAGCAGGATGCGCACCTGCTTTTCGTATTTATTCAAAACAGTTCCTCTTCATTGTTCTTGGGGACGGTGATGTTGAATTCTTTATCCAGCATGCCGTTTTTTACTATTTCGCGTTTGCCGGAGCCTAAT
This sequence is a window from Desulfovibrio sp. JC010. Protein-coding genes within it:
- a CDS encoding ATP-binding protein, whose product is MARDQVKTSAITYTGYDYQTLHGIKLLADWIESPSRYERVLFEADKETDAPKGIDDITCIREGGKQDYYQVKFTPNPDKEDNKITWEWLLKKSGKTSRSTSLLQKLYKAIKSVAPDKLGKVVLLTNKPPNSSVETCLYGNRIIFRRIPQDIKEQIETQLGSEEKVQDLFDILTIKHSSKSYKNLENELIERFSKFSNLDGYCRLFNAANNWAKFKGIPSQDGWIRLKDIHKILSVSKPEPISQSFLVPDNYNLPDAYFHDNLVEAITLAAGKLIVLSGAPGCGKSTYLSYLYRDLEKRKIPVIRHHYFLSLDDRTDNRLTPSVVASSLINQMEYKYSKAVQLNDSHDLSVQLSAKLKSCAAYFKEKGVPLIIIVDGLDHVWRDNYKDKAPLDDLFKQLLPAVDNTIIVVGTQPVEDKMLPDRLVQLSPRENWYELPLMNENAIFNYMESQYEEGRFADAPDNQDPIDLLKKSALALHDKTAGYPLQMIYSCEYFAVNNKFPTEWRIKELPECKSHHIETYYKGLWINLSTQQKDILHICCELTQFWPFDLFNKVIASEYPVPDFTGVQHLLYESAAGFCPFHESLVVFVLAEKDHISRIGTILPGLCEWLKNDAPASLRETRLWSCLALAGDTKPLRENTTKSWVVERLAEGYPIDTFINLKKQAEEIAFDGRAFGEAQRHRHLKNRMQNGPEFQIPDISILQQTSLFSAPKSVITEAISASRTYSPQQLASISTALWYREDNELSLGFAKQALSRFRDRLEINSSHSHNRDYSEFASVVKAGALNNILNLDNIIHGGHLDSWPQEAFDSLIFALSASDNFKNLLMINEGVKEYSRKQKVEEALVRMAILQQVDLERFIAANKFLTHGRGALLKCLLACDPSKPKYHTSIQPISAGVYRYDCTEVGFEQYFIETLQILQNAQGSFSWIFPKYEVYDEDISDLYITPINFAETIFNKCLSGQNVTLDFCLALTKDLRLPEVNDFSTRDKINQFFKRWVTLAIDLHIFTTSSCIGIDSLKQATSYEKFNIYLFIEWYSEQGMSLLSNDAIAILNKKIIHAQKQSTFQVYELIENNLSLAVISMIHDDVEQCNAFSKSCWEFVLGYGNHKDPYVFHVLDSIKHIIDVDPSYAKNALKNIAEEVYWISDYTDGDEVHHSQKMLTEYIGKTSIPCLASKYRQEVSDGEWYDAEHTLNEILKRINISNPALTTICKTGLSANCISTLSKREEKENDGFQPSNIAIEFNGGVTTPIDEHTATPPDIEDDKINFKNYRPERHSDLIKNFSYSSYAKPTINEWYDYWCAEGEEESLVEELSPVVLQEKMPEHYRYILDSLFESCRKIFGTNKAFPLAIKAQIEMLGWGD
- a CDS encoding site-specific integrase, translated to MKNYRITRDMFFSNSQTNLLLKTCQQMSKGQPDRVTRIWRVRYMLALLALRSGLRVSEIAALSIGDLFLEGNKEHYLIVQRGKGGKRRDVYLDDKLTREIRKFIKQKEKWRESTSLRSPLFAGRAGKNYTTTALHISFKEILKTAGLPKQYSIHSCRHTYATMILAKSCNLRFVQKQLGHASINMTAHYADVLPELNQALANTILN
- a CDS encoding DUF2958 domain-containing protein; the encoded protein is MWNEPSVERLSRIPKFYETEDIEVKEKLIYLHFFIGGCDWYVAEFDGDDTFFGYAILNQDYQNAEWGYFSFEELKTLRVGGSEVDCELERFWQPRKAKDVPEIWRKA
- a CDS encoding YafY family protein, with translation MAKKFNDDASPSEKILGLYGLLLFTGRKYNLSSLADKFDCSKQTILRMVETIERTHTLPLMTEMENGRRWFWIEARKESMNVSLKAEDIRYLNMCKDMVSDILPQGIKHEIEQALISAESFVPSNTEPTKHKTTSFFSNDRGVINYDKFQDEISLLLECIENNEICQISYTRAGATEPQSRYFAPDKIHSRNATLYVEGWKLHEHPPHEIKHEQTLAIHRIHRISTTGIQFNFGTKEREPLPYFGFDIEDPFEVKVRINKSTAPYIRERQWSTDQHIEPQQDGGVILTLSAQSYHEVTAWILSLGNDVELLEPQGLRKHLFETTQKMNKKYSPS
- a CDS encoding DUF6527 family protein, which translates into the protein MATKQLKIQFCEFIPTEIEEGTLYISMEFATASHKCACGCGQEVVTPFTPTDWKLTYDGESVSLSPSIGNWSYQCRSHYFIKNSKIVWAGNMSQKAIDAGRFHDQLNKNRHYKQHDTSMEETQNKDGRQDKPNEKRAGIFKSIARFFGF
- a CDS encoding ThiF family adenylyltransferase, which gives rise to MSQKLINLSPDLKRLRDEGYEVEIKNGHLLLHSIPYVSAQKEIKFGTLISTLTLCGDKTAKPDNHVIYFQGEFPCSEKGTPIEAIRHSSGKKTLAPNVEADHSFSNKPSAGYENYFAKMEQYVKIISHPAMALESTVTPRTYAPIKPMNEESVFNYIDTASSRAGIQVLSESLKAQRIAIVGSGGTGAYVLDFVAKTPVCEIHLFDADDFLSHNAFRCPGAASFEELSQGMKKVDYLATMYSKMRKGIIVHKKMISLNSVKELNGFDYVFMCVDDGRCKKHIFDALINTSSTVIDVGMDVHLVGQELLGTCRVTTCTKSKSDHIATRVSMGEAVAGGEYASNIQIAELNALNACLAVIKWKQLSGFYQDLEHEHHLTYSTNCALLDTDEKDDGNQAA